Part of the Candidatus Nealsonbacteria bacterium genome is shown below.
ATAATTGGCTCCGGTTTTTTGAAGTTTAAGATAACTGCCGACAACCTCAACAATGTCCAGCCGGTTTTTAATTTCTTCAATTTGACTCATGTTTAAAAAATAAATTAATCTATTTTTTAGATTAGCGGATTGGACGATTTCAAGCCAGAGCACTAAAAACTTTTAGTGCTCAGTCGAGCACATAAATCTTATGTGCTCTGATTTTTCTTTGGCGATAACCCACAAGTAAAATCATAACTGATTTTCCTCTTTGGCGGCAAATTAATGAACATTAACTCCCGGATATATTAAAGATACGATTCCTTTTTTTACTGTTAAAGAAACTGCTTGCTCAAGTTTTGTCTCTTGTTCCGGGTCGGAAAATGGAAAATTAATTTCACCAACATTTAGCCTTACGCCAAACTCTGAAGCAATTTTTTGCATTTCTTCCATTTGTCTTTCGTAATCTAGTTCGCTAACAGTAAAATTACCATTTTTTACTTCAATCGACCCACTATCTGGTTTTTTTCTATATGGATGAAAGCTAATGGTATCAACTAGTGCGTTATCTATTCCGGCTTCTGTTTGTATTCGTCTAACTTCAGTCAAAACTTCTCTTAAATATGTTGGGTCAAAACAAGCAACACCAGCAATTGAAAGTTTTACTGTTGGACTTTTTTCTTTTATTTTCTTTGCTACTTCAAAGAAAAACGTACTGTATTCAGTAGAGTTTACATGACTGGCATGTTGTAATTTATCTGCGAACATTGCGCCAGTGCTTCTTGAAATGTTGGTTTCATTTCCTATTTCTAGCTGAACACCATCTCCAATACTTTCAATAATCTTTTCACAAATAGCAACATATTGTTCTACCTGTTCTTGTGTTTCAGGAACATCAGATGATTTTTCTTTGCCGCGACGATGATCATAAAATTGAACTACAAGAGTTAAATCGCCAGTTTGCTCTTGGAGCGTTTTTATCTGATCGACAAATTCTGGAGCAATTACAACATCGAAAGTTCCGTCTGGTTTAATCTCAAGCGCTTGAGATGGAGCAATTGGCGATAATTCTCCAGCGGGATGAACTCTAACATGTTGTAATTTCCCCTCAAAACTAGATAAATATTTATCAAAGGATGATTTTTTACTAACCTCCTTCTCTCTTTTCTCTGAAAGTATTTTTTGAGCTTGGCCAGATTCTACGGCAGAGCGTATCTTATCTGAAATCTGCCCATCTCTTTCCTGTATATACTGAAGATATCGTTCTTGCGACCAAAAATTTCTTGCATCAACAATATAATCATGATCAAAATTAATCCCTACAAATTCAGGATTTTCGACAACTAAATCTCGCTCATGTTGTCGGCACTCTTTTTCTTTTTGTTCATTGACAATTTCTAAAGATGGCTTGGCTACTTCTTTTTCAACCACAGTTGGTTTAATTGCTTCTGGTTTATTCGGTTGTTGCGGCATTTCAAAATTTTCCATAGTTATTTCATTAAATCATCAATGCTTATTCCCAAACCACTGGCAATTTTCATAACAGTCTGGATTGATGGCTTCTTAATAACGCCGGTTTCAATTTTAGTTAGCGTGGTGTAAGGAATATCAGCTTTTCTGGCAAATTCGTCCTGTGAAAGTTCAAGTTTAAGCCGAAATGATTTTATCTTTTTTCCCAGTTTATTTTCTTGATTATTTTCCATAATTTGATAACATTAAATTGTTCTGCTATAATTCTATACAAGTATATGATAACAAATAAAAACAAAACAATCAAGAGAAAGAAAAGCCCGCTTTTGGCCCTACTGAATTCAAAACGGCTTGAAATTTCCCCGAAAAATGGCTGGCTCGCCCGCGTAGCGGGCGAGCCAGCAACCTCTTTTCCCAACTGGCGGAGGAGGTGGGATTCGAACCCACGAGAGCTTGCGCTCGCATGCTTTCCAAGCATGTGGAATAAACCACTATCCGACCCCTCCGTTTATTTGGGCAATTGAGAAATGGCTTTACTGATATTTGGGTGCTGGATAATGAATTTATAATTGAGAAGTTTTAGAATAATCAGAAAATCCAGGAGTTCTTCTTTCAGGGTTTCCGGCCCGATAAAAATTTCCCAAAATTCCTGAACGAGATTTTTAGTGTAATTATTCAAAACTTCATAATTAGCCCTGTTTTTTAAGTATTCAATAATTTTTTTAAATTCTCCCCTGTCTAACCAAATACCATAACATAAATTGCAGAGGTCAACTTTGATTTGAGAGTCCCCATAATCTACTTCGTAAAGCGGGAAACGGCAAATAGGGCAAAGTTTTTGCCCGGGAGAGATTTTAAATGAGGTCTTTTTTTCCCAAAGGTCAATGTCCAGCCATCTTATATTTTTATCTTTAGTGTCTTTGGCAGTTCTTAATTCATCTTCCTCAAACCAAAGACCAAGACAAGCAGGACAGTAATCTATTTCAACATTATAAAAAATTATTTTTTCCAATGACTGTTTGCAAAAAGGGCAGAGCATAATTTTACGAATTTTGAAGAGCGGTCAAATTAGTTCTGACTCCATTTTCTGGGAACGTTGTTTCCTAAAAGAAAGTTTATTGTCCAAACAATAAGAGTGGTCCAAAAAAGAGGAATAATTCCTTGAATAATTAATTCCGGAAATAAAACATCAATCATCCAGATAATTG
Proteins encoded:
- a CDS encoding helix-turn-helix domain-containing protein; its protein translation is MENNQENKLGKKIKSFRLKLELSQDEFARKADIPYTTLTKIETGVIKKPSIQTVMKIASGLGISIDDLMK
- a CDS encoding zf-TFIIB domain-containing protein — protein: MLCPFCKQSLEKIIFYNVEIDYCPACLGLWFEEDELRTAKDTKDKNIRWLDIDLWEKKTSFKISPGQKLCPICRFPLYEVDYGDSQIKVDLCNLCYGIWLDRGEFKKIIEYLKNRANYEVLNNYTKNLVQEFWEIFIGPETLKEELLDFLIILKLLNYKFIIQHPNISKAISQLPK
- a CDS encoding phage holin family protein; the protein is FWQSLLLAGLVLGLINFFIKPILKLITLPLRILTLGLFGLIINMAIIWMIDVLFPELIIQGIIPLFWTTLIVWTINFLLGNNVPRKWSQN